The Nocardia arthritidis genome has a window encoding:
- a CDS encoding enoyl-CoA hydratase — MPEFETILLERKGRVGWITLNRPKALNALNAQVLDDVIAALDELEHDDEIGAVVITGSERAFAAGADIKEMQPKSYMDMFMNDFFARWDRLAQFRKPTIAAVAGYALGGGCELAMICDILIAADTAKFGQPEIKLGVIPGIGGSQRLTRAIGKAKAMDLVLTGRNMDADEAERAGLVSRIVPADKLLDTALEVAETIASMSLPVTMIAKESVNRSFETTLAEGLRFERRVFHSLFAIEDQKEGMSAFVEKRPAKFTNR; from the coding sequence GTGCCCGAGTTCGAAACGATTCTGCTGGAGCGCAAGGGCCGGGTCGGCTGGATCACGCTGAACCGCCCGAAGGCGCTCAATGCCCTGAACGCCCAGGTCCTCGACGATGTCATCGCCGCGCTGGACGAGCTGGAGCACGACGACGAGATCGGCGCCGTGGTGATCACCGGCTCGGAGCGGGCCTTCGCCGCGGGCGCCGATATCAAGGAGATGCAGCCCAAGTCGTACATGGACATGTTCATGAACGATTTCTTCGCCCGCTGGGACCGGCTGGCCCAGTTCCGCAAGCCGACCATCGCCGCCGTCGCGGGTTACGCGCTCGGCGGCGGCTGTGAGCTGGCCATGATCTGCGACATCCTGATCGCCGCCGATACCGCGAAATTCGGTCAGCCGGAGATCAAGCTCGGCGTGATCCCGGGCATCGGCGGCTCGCAGCGGTTGACCCGCGCCATCGGCAAGGCCAAGGCGATGGACCTGGTGCTGACCGGCCGCAATATGGACGCCGATGAGGCCGAGCGCGCCGGGCTGGTCTCCCGGATCGTGCCCGCCGACAAATTGCTCGACACCGCGCTGGAGGTGGCCGAGACCATCGCGTCGATGTCCTTGCCGGTCACCATGATTGCCAAGGAGTCGGTGAACCGGTCCTTCGAAACCACACTGGCGGAAGGACTTCGGTTCGAGCGGCGGGTGTTCCATTCGCTGTTCGCCATCGAGGACCAGAAGGAAGGCATGTCCGCCTTCGTCGAGAAGCGTCCGGCGAAGTTCACCAACCGCTGA
- a CDS encoding Hsp70 family protein: MVLVLGVSAGAGGARAMLTHSDQPHLPPIDRCQVPRRAGGGVEEPVFEAIRRMSASAERRDELITSTAVTCRCTLHAEAIRATAGRTRLTIVDEPLAQLRYLRFTGLLPDSGSVILYDLGSSGLTVTHADCRTDTVLAGRRSTVLGGDGYDALLRWQLARGGVLTDKITSRRHREALSNARVVTAMDTVSGGRAVVTRSDLAELCAAGIHHSASFVRQIIEESGVQPEAMVLLGGCTRSPSIREALAELVDLPMIYDPEPEYVSARGAVLLAAERPMGDVRMARARVGAALRAPGPMDRRKVLAAVAVTLALGATIAGLLAMDRSSAQPAETGSTPTPVRIAGTPSDTVTK, translated from the coding sequence ATGGTGCTGGTCCTGGGGGTGTCGGCGGGCGCTGGTGGCGCACGCGCGATGCTCACGCATTCCGATCAGCCCCACCTCCCCCCGATCGATCGGTGCCAGGTGCCGCGCCGGGCCGGCGGCGGCGTCGAAGAACCGGTTTTCGAGGCGATCCGCCGAATGAGCGCATCCGCCGAACGCCGCGACGAACTCATCACCTCCACCGCCGTCACCTGCCGCTGCACCCTGCACGCCGAGGCCATCCGGGCGACGGCCGGCCGCACCCGCCTGACCATCGTCGACGAGCCGCTCGCCCAACTGCGCTATCTCCGATTCACCGGCCTACTGCCGGACAGCGGTTCGGTAATCCTCTACGACCTGGGCAGTTCCGGTCTCACCGTGACGCACGCCGACTGCCGCACCGACACCGTGCTCGCCGGACGCCGCAGCACGGTACTCGGCGGCGACGGCTATGACGCGCTGCTGCGCTGGCAGCTGGCCCGCGGCGGCGTGCTCACCGACAAGATCACCAGCCGCAGGCACCGTGAGGCGCTCAGCAATGCCAGGGTGGTCACCGCGATGGACACCGTCTCCGGCGGCCGGGCCGTGGTCACCCGCAGCGACCTGGCCGAACTGTGCGCGGCGGGTATTCACCACTCGGCGTCGTTCGTGCGGCAGATCATCGAGGAGTCCGGGGTGCAGCCGGAGGCGATGGTGTTGCTCGGTGGCTGCACCCGCAGCCCGAGCATCCGGGAAGCGCTCGCCGAGCTGGTCGATCTGCCGATGATCTACGACCCGGAACCTGAATATGTTTCAGCGCGCGGCGCGGTGCTGCTGGCGGCCGAGCGCCCGATGGGTGACGTGCGGATGGCCCGGGCCAGGGTCGGCGCCGCGCTGCGCGCACCCGGCCCGATGGACCGGCGCAAGGTGCTCGCGGCCGTCGCGGTGACGCTGGCGCTCGGCGCGACCATCGCGGGATTGCTTGCGATGGATCGCAGTTCGGCGCAACCGGCCGAGACCGGCAGCACGCCGACCCCGGTCCGGATCGCGGGCACGCCGAGCGACACCGTCACCAAATAG
- a CDS encoding MarR family winged helix-turn-helix transcriptional regulator → MSRPRPLPLDPIAEAHRQWSGHGWGDVADGMAAVTSLVRAQQIVMARVDEALKPTGLTFSRYELLMLLSFSKTGALPMAKASARLQVHPTSVTNTVDRLEAAALVRRVPHPSDRRATLIEITDAGRKLVAQATERLNAEVFSTPGLPPDRLRTLLQLLAEFRHAAGDFDAGERTVRWAADG, encoded by the coding sequence ATGTCTCGGCCACGCCCACTTCCGTTGGATCCCATCGCGGAGGCGCATCGTCAGTGGAGCGGCCACGGCTGGGGCGACGTGGCCGACGGCATGGCCGCCGTCACCTCACTGGTGCGTGCCCAGCAAATCGTGATGGCTCGGGTGGACGAGGCCTTGAAACCGACCGGGCTCACCTTCTCCCGGTACGAATTGCTCATGCTGCTGAGCTTCAGCAAAACCGGCGCCCTGCCGATGGCGAAGGCCAGCGCGCGGCTACAGGTCCATCCGACCAGCGTCACCAACACTGTCGACCGATTGGAGGCGGCGGCACTGGTGCGCCGGGTGCCGCACCCCAGCGACCGCCGCGCTACACTTATCGAAATCACCGACGCCGGAAGGAAATTGGTGGCACAGGCCACCGAGCGCCTGAATGCCGAGGTGTTCTCGACGCCGGGTCTGCCGCCGGACCGACTGCGGACACTGCTGCAATTGCTCGCGGAGTTCCGGCACGCGGCGGGCGACTTCGACGCGGGCGAACGGACGGTCCGCTGGGCCGCCGACGGCTAG
- a CDS encoding metallophosphoesterase: MSCCGPSRRTVLGAIGLAATLPMLNTGRGGAQANPLFATDLEVVTITDTSVIITWTTCSPDAAGRPLPADADAEVLLGPADGLGPLVQVYYDAAPTPYHYAEIYGLEPGRTYRFEARSRGVRATPALNLVSGAPGTPESTGEFTTLTPPPGRLLHTIALSNDVHYGETISGIIADGLPPGFSQDVPPYPEVMLAALLDDARARGAERLLVAGDLTAEATPEQSRAVRARLDSWGVLGRDYLVARGNHDRPHIGADYAGCPVYAGDHRDCWGEQFLPRQELTEHTLGELRIIGLDTSQLDGSGGSIERPQLDRLGEILRADPDRPTVVFGHHPVTAESGLTNIAGPAFVLDAPTSAELQGMYERAPGVFLQHSGHTHRNRRTRPDANCAVEFLEVAAVKEYPGGYSLLRVYEGGYMVNFYKTRSPGARLWSTTTRGEYYGFYPDYTLGTCADRNHAVSRDFSGLV; this comes from the coding sequence ATGAGCTGCTGCGGACCGTCCCGGCGCACGGTTCTCGGCGCCATCGGCCTCGCGGCAACGCTTCCGATGCTGAATACGGGAAGGGGTGGCGCACAGGCGAATCCGCTCTTCGCCACGGACCTCGAGGTGGTCACGATCACCGATACCTCGGTGATCATCACCTGGACGACCTGCTCCCCCGACGCCGCGGGCCGCCCCCTGCCCGCCGACGCCGACGCCGAGGTGTTGCTCGGCCCCGCCGACGGACTCGGGCCGCTCGTACAGGTCTATTACGACGCCGCCCCGACCCCGTACCACTACGCCGAAATCTACGGTCTCGAACCCGGGCGCACATACCGATTCGAGGCCAGGTCGCGGGGCGTCCGCGCGACGCCCGCGCTCAATCTCGTCTCCGGAGCTCCCGGAACACCCGAATCCACTGGGGAATTCACCACTTTGACCCCGCCGCCCGGGCGGCTGCTGCACACCATCGCGCTCAGCAACGACGTGCACTACGGCGAGACCATCAGCGGCATCATCGCGGACGGCCTACCGCCGGGTTTCAGCCAGGACGTGCCGCCGTATCCGGAGGTGATGCTGGCCGCGCTGCTCGACGACGCGCGCGCCCGTGGCGCCGAAAGGTTGCTTGTCGCAGGCGATCTCACCGCCGAGGCAACACCGGAACAGTCGCGGGCGGTGCGCGCCCGGCTCGATTCCTGGGGCGTGCTCGGCCGCGACTATCTGGTCGCGCGCGGCAATCACGACCGGCCGCACATCGGCGCCGACTACGCGGGCTGCCCCGTATACGCGGGCGACCACCGGGACTGCTGGGGCGAACAATTCCTGCCGCGGCAGGAACTCACCGAACATACGCTCGGCGAGCTGCGCATCATCGGTTTGGACACCAGCCAGCTCGACGGCTCCGGCGGCAGCATCGAACGCCCGCAGCTGGATCGGCTCGGCGAAATCCTGCGCGCCGATCCGGACCGCCCGACCGTGGTATTCGGCCATCACCCGGTGACCGCCGAATCCGGTCTCACCAATATCGCGGGCCCCGCTTTCGTACTCGACGCGCCGACCAGCGCCGAACTACAGGGCATGTACGAGCGAGCGCCCGGGGTATTTCTCCAGCACAGCGGCCACACCCATCGCAATCGGCGCACCAGGCCGGATGCGAACTGCGCCGTCGAATTCCTGGAAGTGGCGGCGGTCAAGGAGTATCCGGGCGGCTACTCGCTGCTGCGCGTCTACGAGGGCGGATATATGGTCAACTTCTACAAGACCCGCAGCCCGGGCGCCCGGCTCTGGAGCACGACCACCCGCGGCGAATATTACGGGTTCTACCCGGATTACACGCTCGGCACCTGCGCCGATCGCAACCACGCCGTATCACGGGATTTCTCCGGCCTCGTCTGA
- a CDS encoding metallophosphoesterase encodes MSRYGPSRRTVFGVLAATAAVPGLLAARPGSFRAQRDSIVATGLEVVTITDRSVIVTWNTVASDTGMPLPADTELWIGPADSGRRPVLAHSDPAPTAYHYAEVDGLEPGRTYRFEAWSGGVRATAARNVTTQRSGRPESSGVFTTLVPPPGRLLRTFVLANDIHYGEPVSGLVLRNRPRGVRQDPGHPPYSEVMLDATLADARAHGADHLIVAGDLTNEALPAECRGVRAHLDTWGTLGTDYFVCRGNHDRPHIGPEYRTGPAVPGSAHHDCWGADFLPHQELQVYEVGGLRLLGLDTTDLDASGGRIEPQQFDHLRTVLRAEPDRPTLVFGHHPVTRDSAFTNLGGPGFVLDRRAAALLQELYRTAPGVFLQHSGHTHRTRRSTPDIPLDVEFLEVAAVKEYPGGYCLLRVHEGGYQINFYKTRTDAARRWSTRTRCQYFGLLPGYALGSTADRNHVVLRDFSGLTAEPPEAAAARACTAAAPDRLR; translated from the coding sequence ATGAGCCGCTACGGGCCGTCGCGCAGGACGGTGTTCGGGGTGCTCGCGGCGACCGCCGCGGTGCCGGGGCTACTGGCGGCGCGCCCCGGTTCGTTTCGGGCGCAACGGGATTCGATCGTGGCCACCGGTCTGGAGGTGGTCACTATCACCGATCGGTCGGTGATAGTGACCTGGAATACCGTCGCCTCGGATACCGGGATGCCGCTGCCCGCCGATACCGAATTGTGGATCGGCCCGGCGGATTCGGGCAGGCGGCCGGTGCTCGCCCATTCCGATCCGGCACCGACCGCCTACCACTACGCCGAGGTCGACGGCCTGGAACCCGGACGTACCTACCGATTCGAGGCCTGGTCCGGCGGGGTCCGCGCGACGGCCGCCAGGAATGTGACCACCCAACGATCGGGCCGTCCCGAATCCAGCGGCGTTTTCACGACTCTGGTACCGCCACCGGGTCGGCTGCTGCGAACCTTCGTGCTGGCCAACGATATTCACTACGGGGAACCGGTGAGCGGGCTGGTACTGCGGAACCGGCCGCGCGGTGTGCGTCAAGATCCCGGCCACCCGCCGTACTCCGAGGTGATGCTGGACGCCACACTCGCCGACGCACGCGCACACGGCGCGGACCACCTGATAGTCGCCGGAGATCTCACCAACGAGGCCCTACCGGCCGAATGCCGTGGCGTACGCGCGCATTTGGATACCTGGGGCACACTGGGCACCGACTATTTCGTCTGTCGCGGCAATCACGACCGTCCGCACATCGGTCCCGAGTACCGCACCGGACCGGCGGTGCCCGGCTCGGCACACCACGACTGCTGGGGCGCGGATTTCCTGCCGCACCAGGAGCTTCAGGTCTACGAGGTGGGCGGGTTGCGCCTACTCGGACTGGACACCACCGACCTCGACGCGTCCGGCGGCCGCATCGAACCGCAACAGTTCGATCACCTGCGCACCGTGCTGCGCGCCGAACCCGACCGTCCGACACTGGTTTTCGGCCATCATCCGGTCACGAGGGATTCCGCCTTCACCAACCTCGGCGGCCCCGGCTTCGTCCTCGATCGGCGCGCGGCGGCCCTGCTGCAGGAGCTATATCGCACGGCCCCAGGCGTTTTCCTGCAGCACAGCGGCCACACCCACCGGACGCGTCGCAGTACACCGGATATCCCGCTCGATGTCGAATTCCTGGAAGTCGCCGCGGTGAAGGAATATCCGGGCGGCTACTGCCTGCTGCGCGTCCACGAGGGCGGCTACCAGATCAACTTCTACAAGACCCGCACCGACGCCGCGCGCCGCTGGAGCACCCGAACCCGCTGCCAGTATTTCGGGCTGCTGCCCGGATACGCGCTCGGCAGCACCGCCGATCGCAATCACGTTGTGCTCCGCGATTTTTCGGGGCTCACCGCGGAACCACCGGAGGCCGCAGCGGCGCGTGCGTGCACCGCGGCGGCCCCGGATCGACTCAGATGA
- a CDS encoding nuclear transport factor 2 family protein has translation MSDLDIVKAFYTTIQSPDETSVSDLLHPELEVRAAPGLPLGLGGAYSGPQDALTRLWGVVHQNFDMAPYDETCQRTTDGTVVVTGHYRGTARETGREFEAEFAHLWQVRDGKLFRLHQYVDTAVLNAALD, from the coding sequence ATGTCCGACCTGGATATCGTCAAGGCCTTCTACACCACGATCCAGTCACCCGACGAAACCTCCGTCAGCGATCTGCTGCACCCGGAACTGGAGGTACGAGCGGCGCCGGGACTCCCGCTCGGCCTCGGCGGCGCCTATTCCGGACCGCAAGACGCCCTGACCCGGCTGTGGGGCGTCGTTCACCAGAACTTCGATATGGCCCCGTACGACGAGACCTGCCAGCGCACGACCGATGGAACGGTGGTGGTGACCGGGCACTATCGCGGCACCGCGCGCGAAACGGGACGCGAATTCGAGGCGGAATTCGCTCATCTCTGGCAGGTGCGCGACGGCAAACTCTTCCGCCTGCACCAGTACGTCGACACCGCCGTCCTGAACGCGGCGCTGGACTGA
- a CDS encoding FAD-dependent monooxygenase: MSEKTVLISGASVAGPALAYWLHRYGFTVTVVEQAPAPRDGGYKVDVRGVAMDVLRRMGCADAVAAASTRIRGGQWISGTGEPLATLGPDLIGLRAPGDDEMLRGDLARILYDATRADVEYLFGDSITRLTERADGVEVTFQHRTPRVFDLVIGADGLHSGVRGQIFGPETDFVRHTGMMACVYTIPNFFDLDHWELLYPTPGHVVQVYSTHPSEAKVQFIFPAPPDLPDRRDIAAQQRLVRTAFADAGWETRKLLSAMADSPDFYFDSVSQVRLEQWWRGRVALVGDAAYCPSPLAGQGTSMALVGAYVLAGELKSAAGEHRIAFPNYQRTVGAYIDQNLTLGWTNATRMVASTPRDIRMQTAMFRMLRRMPWKGLALRPIMKPINRAANAIDLADY, translated from the coding sequence ATGAGCGAGAAGACGGTACTTATCTCCGGTGCGAGCGTGGCGGGACCCGCACTCGCGTATTGGCTGCACCGGTACGGATTCACGGTGACGGTGGTCGAGCAGGCGCCCGCGCCGCGCGACGGTGGATACAAGGTCGATGTGCGCGGCGTCGCGATGGATGTGCTGCGCCGCATGGGTTGCGCCGACGCCGTCGCGGCGGCGAGCACCAGAATCCGTGGCGGCCAGTGGATTTCGGGCACCGGTGAGCCGCTGGCCACACTCGGACCGGATCTGATCGGCCTGCGTGCCCCCGGCGACGACGAGATGCTGCGCGGCGACCTGGCCCGAATCCTCTACGACGCGACGCGAGCCGACGTCGAATACCTGTTCGGCGATTCGATCACCCGGTTGACCGAGCGGGCCGACGGTGTGGAGGTGACCTTCCAGCACCGCACCCCAAGGGTTTTCGATCTGGTGATCGGAGCCGACGGCCTGCATTCCGGGGTGCGCGGGCAGATCTTCGGCCCGGAAACCGATTTCGTCCGGCACACCGGAATGATGGCGTGCGTCTACACGATTCCCAATTTCTTCGACCTCGATCACTGGGAGCTGCTCTACCCGACGCCCGGGCACGTCGTACAGGTGTACAGCACGCATCCGTCCGAGGCGAAGGTGCAGTTCATCTTTCCCGCACCGCCGGATCTGCCGGACCGCCGCGATATCGCGGCGCAGCAGCGCCTGGTCCGCACGGCATTCGCCGATGCCGGCTGGGAGACCCGGAAGCTGTTGTCCGCCATGGCCGATTCACCCGACTTCTACTTCGATTCGGTGAGTCAGGTGCGGCTGGAGCAATGGTGGCGGGGCCGGGTCGCACTCGTCGGCGACGCCGCCTACTGCCCGTCGCCGCTGGCCGGCCAGGGCACCAGCATGGCGCTGGTGGGCGCGTATGTTCTTGCCGGAGAGCTGAAATCGGCGGCGGGCGAGCACCGGATCGCGTTCCCGAACTACCAGCGCACCGTCGGCGCCTATATCGACCAGAACCTCACCCTCGGCTGGACCAACGCCACCCGCATGGTGGCGAGTACGCCGCGCGATATTCGCATGCAGACCGCCATGTTCCGCATGCTGCGCCGGATGCCGTGGAAGGGGCTGGCGCTGCGCCCCATCATGAAGCCGATCAATCGCGCGGCCAACGCGATCGACCTCGCCGACTACTGA
- a CDS encoding GntR family transcriptional regulator has translation MADPAYVSIADEYARQIRDGALPSGTKLPSHAQLAERHGCSRLTIRKALDLLRDEGLVRTVRGHGTYVTAAEDAPERPPSFDNDVDRIRAIANAIRRARLSSELIIYYQIRIAELSGIRQSAIEEARDRGLSYTEIGRQLGLSRSRLDQLPHEDP, from the coding sequence ATGGCTGATCCGGCGTATGTCTCCATCGCAGACGAATACGCCCGACAGATTCGCGACGGAGCGCTTCCCTCGGGCACGAAGCTACCCAGCCACGCACAGCTCGCCGAGCGGCACGGCTGCTCGCGACTCACCATCCGCAAGGCGCTCGACCTGCTACGCGACGAGGGCCTGGTCCGCACGGTGCGCGGGCACGGGACATATGTCACGGCCGCCGAGGACGCGCCGGAGCGGCCGCCGTCCTTCGACAATGATGTCGACCGAATTCGCGCCATTGCCAACGCCATTCGCCGCGCCCGGCTGTCCTCCGAACTCATCATCTACTACCAGATCCGGATCGCCGAACTGTCCGGCATCCGCCAGTCGGCGATCGAGGAGGCCCGCGACCGCGGCCTGAGCTACACCGAAATCGGCAGGCAGCTCGGGCTGAGCAGATCCCGCCTCGACCAACTTCCGCACGAGGACCCGTGA
- a CDS encoding YbaK/EbsC family protein, translating to MVEVAAERPDLLAVPVAEALREVPGHEDVGVAAIDAELADTAAFCEAYGVPLGASANCVVVAAKRGGVERLAACVVLATTRADVNGVVRRLLDARKVSFAPMEQAVESSGMAYGGITPVGLPKEWPVLIDAAVAAAPELVVGSGIRGSKLFISGAALAGLPGVEVIEGLGR from the coding sequence ATGGTTGAGGTCGCGGCGGAGCGGCCCGATTTGTTGGCGGTGCCGGTGGCCGAGGCGCTGCGGGAGGTTCCTGGGCACGAGGACGTCGGGGTCGCGGCCATCGATGCGGAACTCGCCGATACGGCGGCGTTTTGCGAGGCGTACGGGGTGCCGTTGGGGGCTTCGGCGAATTGTGTTGTGGTAGCGGCGAAGCGGGGCGGGGTGGAACGGTTGGCGGCCTGCGTCGTGCTGGCGACGACGCGGGCGGATGTGAACGGGGTGGTGCGGCGCCTGCTCGACGCGCGAAAGGTGTCGTTCGCGCCGATGGAGCAGGCGGTGGAGTCGAGTGGCATGGCCTACGGGGGAATCACACCGGTCGGGTTGCCGAAGGAGTGGCCGGTGCTGATCGATGCCGCGGTGGCCGCGGCGCCGGAGTTGGTGGTGGGCAGCGGGATTCGCGGAAGCAAACTGTTCATTTCCGGTGCCGCGCTTGCCGGGCTGCCCGGCGTCGAGGTGATCGAGGGCCTGGGGCGCTAG
- a CDS encoding alpha/beta fold hydrolase — MSIVTDSVESADGTPIVFHVQGDGPPLVILHGTLVTTEMYRDLADLLAARYRVVTVERRDYGPSGIGPRPARFAGHAADLAAVLAAVKEPAFVFGHSFGGLVALHAMNDISSGVRRLALYEPPATLTGPVLAPALATIRDLTSTHRPVDAILEFFAAISDSAPRPDAFRPFAETLAGRATGLVADLECMTAMPPDVSRWSGIDTPTLLLNGDLSDSYGRNSVDLLRATLPNAHTTILAGLGHHPDDPEPVAAALCEFFG; from the coding sequence ATGTCGATAGTGACCGATAGCGTCGAGTCCGCGGATGGCACCCCCATCGTTTTTCACGTGCAGGGCGACGGGCCGCCGCTGGTAATCCTGCACGGGACCCTGGTCACCACGGAAATGTACCGGGATTTGGCCGACCTGCTCGCCGCGCGGTACCGGGTCGTGACGGTCGAACGCCGTGACTACGGCCCCAGCGGAATCGGACCGCGACCGGCCCGATTCGCCGGGCACGCCGCGGATCTGGCCGCGGTGCTCGCCGCCGTGAAGGAGCCCGCCTTCGTTTTCGGGCACTCCTTCGGCGGCCTCGTCGCACTACACGCGATGAACGACATTTCCTCTGGTGTGCGGCGATTGGCCCTGTACGAGCCCCCGGCCACACTGACCGGTCCGGTGTTGGCACCGGCACTGGCCACGATCCGGGACCTGACGAGCACCCACCGCCCGGTGGACGCGATACTCGAATTCTTCGCCGCGATAAGCGATTCGGCTCCCCGGCCCGACGCCTTCCGGCCGTTTGCCGAGACGCTGGCCGGCCGCGCCACCGGTCTGGTCGCGGATCTCGAATGTATGACGGCGATGCCGCCCGACGTGAGCCGCTGGTCCGGCATCGACACGCCAACCCTGCTGCTCAACGGCGACCTCAGCGACTCATATGGCAGGAACAGCGTCGACCTCCTGCGAGCGACGCTTCCGAACGCCCACACCACGATATTGGCGGGCCTCGGCCACCACCCCGACGACCCGGAACCGGTGGCCGCGGCACTGTGCGAGTTCTTCGGCTGA
- a CDS encoding DUF4189 domain-containing protein — MVFGRSALAVVVSAAAVFIVTGAGTAQASGDLYGAIAEQSDGGLLGASGIGEAVDYPTQAAANQAAISTCERRNPHCFIGLEIHNECGAVAEFDIRSDLLNVVRPAYTFAKGATPAAAEQAATDQAHRIVDGNPILGLSLSRIVKPPFVLDTICTSNVG, encoded by the coding sequence ATGGTGTTCGGAAGATCCGCGCTGGCGGTGGTGGTTTCGGCTGCCGCGGTATTCATCGTCACCGGGGCCGGGACCGCGCAGGCGTCCGGCGATCTGTACGGCGCCATCGCCGAACAATCCGACGGCGGCCTGCTCGGAGCCTCCGGCATCGGCGAGGCGGTCGACTATCCCACCCAGGCCGCCGCGAACCAAGCCGCCATCAGCACGTGCGAACGCCGGAATCCGCACTGCTTCATCGGCTTGGAGATCCACAACGAGTGCGGTGCGGTGGCCGAATTCGACATCCGTTCGGATCTGCTGAACGTCGTCAGGCCGGCGTACACCTTCGCGAAGGGTGCCACACCCGCCGCCGCGGAACAGGCCGCAACCGATCAGGCCCATCGCATCGTGGACGGTAACCCGATCCTCGGACTGAGCCTGTCCCGAATCGTGAAGCCACCATTCGTACTGGACACCATCTGCACTTCGAACGTCGGATAG
- a CDS encoding lysine N(6)-hydroxylase/L-ornithine N(5)-oxygenase family protein, with translation MHDIEQHAHYNCVGIGVGPANLSLASLLYGNPDISNLFLDEKTEFSWHDGQQVPNTTLQVSLLKDLVSLADPTNRFSILSYLHSRGRIYHFLNAQFDAMPRAEFRNYLKWAADLNENIAFGERVLEVDFDGVFSVRTNRRTVTADNLSVGVGTSPWVPKMVENLLGAQHFHVSEIMSRAHDLAGKRVCVVGGGQSGAEALLELISRGQHERPRRVSWVSRRRNFFPIDDSPFTNDFYMPSFSDYFYQLDYAKREQFNNEQVLTSDGISMSTLRAIYQRIYTLRFIDGETDLVALYPNREVIEVRPGSRDDWMLRVANSNHPGVLGQIDADVVIWATGFRSAATSFLNPIAHRLEREGDELKIDSQFAVQWDGPADRNIFLHNSAVRQRGLADRNLSLIAWRSRRVMDRLCGVRSDEQLGSFIEWSAKLSPGDAVTEAMPR, from the coding sequence GTGCACGATATCGAACAGCATGCGCATTATAATTGTGTCGGCATCGGGGTTGGGCCAGCGAATCTGAGCCTGGCGTCATTACTGTACGGAAATCCGGATATCTCGAATCTGTTCCTGGACGAGAAGACGGAATTCAGCTGGCACGACGGTCAGCAGGTGCCGAACACCACCCTCCAGGTTTCACTCCTCAAGGATCTGGTGAGTCTCGCCGATCCGACGAATAGATTCTCCATTCTGTCCTATCTGCACTCCCGCGGCCGGATCTACCATTTCCTGAATGCGCAGTTCGACGCCATGCCACGGGCAGAATTCCGCAACTATCTGAAATGGGCCGCCGACCTGAACGAGAACATCGCGTTCGGTGAGCGGGTGCTCGAGGTCGATTTCGACGGTGTGTTCAGTGTGCGGACGAATCGCCGCACGGTGACCGCCGACAATCTCTCGGTAGGCGTCGGCACCAGCCCGTGGGTTCCGAAGATGGTCGAGAACCTGCTGGGTGCGCAGCATTTTCACGTCAGTGAGATCATGTCGCGGGCGCACGACCTCGCGGGTAAGCGGGTCTGCGTCGTCGGCGGCGGACAGTCCGGCGCCGAGGCGTTGCTCGAGCTGATCTCGCGCGGGCAACACGAGCGGCCGCGTCGCGTGTCCTGGGTGAGCAGGCGGCGCAACTTTTTCCCGATCGACGATTCGCCGTTCACCAACGACTTCTATATGCCGAGCTTTTCGGACTACTTCTACCAACTCGACTACGCCAAGCGCGAACAGTTCAACAATGAGCAGGTGCTGACCAGCGACGGCATATCCATGTCGACGCTACGCGCGATTTATCAACGCATCTATACACTGCGCTTCATCGACGGCGAAACCGATCTGGTCGCGCTCTATCCGAATCGCGAGGTGATCGAGGTCCGGCCCGGCAGCCGCGACGATTGGATGCTGCGGGTAGCCAATAGCAATCATCCGGGAGTGCTCGGACAGATCGATGCCGATGTGGTCATCTGGGCGACCGGTTTCCGGTCCGCCGCCACGAGTTTTCTGAACCCCATCGCACATCGTCTCGAACGCGAGGGCGATGAACTGAAAATCGACAGCCAATTCGCGGTGCAATGGGACGGCCCGGCCGACCGGAATATATTCCTGCACAATTCGGCCGTGCGGCAGCGCGGCCTTGCGGACCGCAATTTGAGCCTCATCGCCTGGCGCAGCCGCCGCGTGATGGATCGGCTGTGCGGCGTCCGCAGCGACGAACAGCTCGGATCTTTCATCGAATGGTCGGCGAAACTGTCACCCGGGGACGCCGTCACCGAGGCAATGCCGCGATGA